GAAAGAAAATACTACTCTTTTTCCTTTCAGGGGGCTGTGCAAAACCCCAAAATACTAAAATATTTCAAACCCCATAATTTTGTCCCCAAAACCGTAATTGGCTTAAAATTTGGAATTGGGGTCTTCCACACCAAGAAGAAAATTTATACCAAATTTGAACAAAATCCTAAGCTATGAGGTAATCTAACTCCTGTTGAATTCACATGTAATAACCCAATAAAAAGATTCATAGCTTCAAAACCCTTTGAGGTTCCACTCTGATTAAACAACTGATTGGCACAAGAAACAGTCAGGGGGGGGGGTACTAATTCTCagagataaatggaaaaaaagtttgtttttcaAGTACATTTCATAACACTTTCCCTAGCACTGGTCCAAATCCATTATTGGTTATATCTCAGAGCTTCAAAATGAGCCCTCACTGGCCTGCCTAGGTTTAATATAAAAGAAAtttctacaattttttttctgggggggggaggaatgcgaAAAGGCCTGAAATACTATAATTTTCAAAACCCCATAATTCTGTCCCCAAACGCCTGATTGACTTGAAACAGAATTTGGGTCTTCAACATCAAGAATATATGTACCAGATTTAAACAAATTCCTAGACTATGATGTAATATTACAAAGCAAAAAACTTCTCCAAAGAAAATAAGCAATTTTTCTTGTAtcccaaaaacaaaagaaaaaaatacaaataaataaaataataaaacaataataatggtaataataaataaacacaaacattacaTATTGTGCTGTCGCCTAATTGACTCTGCAATCATCTTATACGCTTCAGACATGCTCGTGTATGCCTCGTGCCCTGCGTCTAAAAAGCGTCCAAGCCTACCGGACAGTGCTTTAATGTGTTGGTCAGCATTCTCCAACAGCTGGTTTGTCCTTACATATAGTTGCATTTGTGCCTGGTGTTGTTCCTccaatctcctctccttctgtctgagAAAGCTGTCCTGCCTCTCCTGGGCCTTTTCAAACACATCTTCCTgtattgtcctcttcctcttctttggagGTTCCTGGACTGGAGTCTCAACAATACAGGGTGAAGGGGTGGTGAACGGTGAAAGAGAAGGTGGAACTGGTGAAGAAGGTGGGActagtgaaggggaaggagtagaaggaattGGAAAAAGTGTTGGGGGTACTACGGAAGGTGAAGGTATAGGTGGGAGATAtgcagaagggagatggggaaaactaaggaaggaggaaggattggaGTGAAATGGGTTAGTGGAGGTAGTGGTTGAATAGGAAAAAGGATTAAGGGAAGGGGCTGGAACAGGAGTGAAGGGAGTGGAGGTAGTGGTTGAATAGGAAAAAGGATTAAGGGATGGGGATGGAACAGGAGTGAAGGAAGAAATGGATGGAGCAGGGACACTGGATGTGCTAGGCTGTTGTAGATCTATAAGatttgtaataaataaaaaaaatagttacaatgaaTTTTAAAAGGTACAATTTCAATCACAAATGGCTTTTAAACGATTGCCAAGTTAAACTTTAGAAATCATGGCTAAATTTAAgcatgttattactgttacatgGATATTCTATAGCAAATCTGTAATGATAACTTAGGGAAAACTTTAGTTTATATTAATCCTAAGTTATCCTTAACTTCTCAATGGAATATATAGTTTATGCTCATGTGAACTAATGTAACATTTTAAAATTATGACTGTACCTACCTATGGACACACTGGCAATTGGATCACCGTCCTTATCAACAGGGTGTAACCCCATCGAGTCGTATGGCTCATCGTTCATGGCCAGCTCATGACCCATGATTATGACAGCAGCAGACATTGCCTCAGTCATGCTTGGTGGACTTCGTGGTGGACCTCCACCAGTAGcacttcttctcttctgctttgcCTGCTCTTGTTTCACTCTGTAGATAAATGCAGAAGTTACAGTTTTCGAAAGTCAACTCAAAGTACATAAAACCATACTCACAGTTAACTGCTTTTCAGAGAAAATATTTCATTACTTAACACATACATCTAACTTATAAATCATTGCACTGTTAAAGGTACGCAAAGCCTGGGCATAGACCTTTAATGTAAAATACAACACATGTAAACATGATAAACAGAACAAACAATATTTGTGGTAAATATCTGGTAAAGCAAAGATttcaaatttaaaaataaaattgtttCTCCTAATAGTGAAAGCTGCATTTACaactattttcaaaattattggaTGTAAAAATAGCCTGACCCCCATAACCCCACCTGGGATACATTCTCGGCAgactcatattatatatacagccaAGATAGAGCTGAATAAGCAAATATtgaggaaaaaggtaaacagtGCTATCAGACCCCGCAATATAATATTGTCAAAATAATGAAACTGATCAaatttgacaaaaaaataataataataaataaatagaaaggagAGCTAATTATGATTTGTAATTTATAACAGTTGTTATATAAAAATTCTTAATCGTGCATTAGAATGGCTATTAGTCAAATTATAGTAAGTGCCACAACATTAGGAAAAACATTATTGGCCTAAAATTGAAAACTGTCAGTGCAGGGGGATGGATGCCAGCTGTCATCTGCGTAGTGAAATTGTGCAAAACTAACAATATTTAATAATGATACACATGTTTCCCATTACATAACCTTCTTAGATCTTTTTCATAGCTACTGCGaatgaaataatgacaaatatgttCGTATGACATAAATGGTTAGATGGTTCTTATGGCATGAAATACAAGTTCATTTGATTGACACAATGCtatttactcatttgtttatttctttgtctgacTGCCACCAATTCAATTTATATTTGAGCTCAGAGAAAAGTAAATccaatttattatttcttttaattcccATCGttaatatcaatttatataaTTTAGCTGTTCACGACAAGAATGCAAAAATAGGGGTGGTTTCATAATTTAGAAAACAGTtaccaagcatttttttttattattattattgacagttTCGGGATATATGATTAACCCTCCTAAAAGTATTGTTATGGAATTCTTATCAAAATGATGCCTAATTTCGTCGGACTCGTTGCCTATTCCAAAATTATTTAAATCGATCACATCAATTCTCCTTAATTGGCCtgggtttatcattatcattatttgttttaaataAACATACACCATTTACTcagagaatgaataataatcatgTCAGATTCAACACATCCTTTGAACTTATCTGATTTACAAACATATTTCagttatacggccggtttgttaaatttaGGGAAGGCCCGACCCAGTGCTTATTTTAGGGTTAACTTCTTTGGATTTGTTAAACGATTTATTTCAACGCAATTGTTTTGTGCCTGGCACGTTAAATATTATTGGAACTCGATCGAGAAAGTCGGGCAGGCCTACCCATCCCTAAAGGCATTCCCTAATTTTAATATAAGTTTGAAATATCAAAAATACTCCCTGAGTTTTTCATATAGCAGCTAATTACAAACTTAAAATCAACAAGCGACTTTAAAATGAAtctgttaattaaaaaaaaaaatggaatacatttaaaaaaaaaaaaactacgatcaaaaaaaaaaaaaaaaaaaaaatcagttttacCGGCCAAACGTCAACACTGCTTGCCGCAGCTCACGATATTCGAGCTTTAATTAGCCTTTTCTCGTAATACTGGTGATGACACCTTCTGCTGTCGTCTGGGAAATCAGTTTGAAGACGGCAAGTTACTCACTGTATATGAGATAACCTTCTAATATACGAAAAATAAGCTATGTGACTAAAGGTGTTTATAGCCCCCCTGACATTCAAATCAGTAATGTTTTTAGACAAAATGATTACAAATATCAAgacatttatttaaataaattatatgtacttttgaaaatattattggtaattttctatattacgtccgcatgaccgatatcaacgattttggtatctttggattcctctcactctatacaatgtaaatagataggttttattgcgcgctaacccccccgttagcgacaaacttggtcccgattgcgggggcgacgatgtcggagcgccggacgtaatatagaaaattaccctaataatttaacctcacagtgaaaatagtcatatttattcacatgactttccattgcagggggctgcaccccctgcgacccccctaggggagctgccgccccctaacccccgccgaggaaacaaaacctccatcacgtattcacggcaggatagagcgcacacgaactagatgcggagccgataacctacaataacctaggatttttaaggtactaacctgatttattaatgctgcttattactagggagggtgctcctttgccgcaaaatgtgaaggaggcagggtgcgccTGGCAGGAGgccctaggccggaggatacagcgacgctgcagcacacaggaagtggtCCAACCTCATATTCAGGTCCTGGTAGTGCATGAGGAACATGCACCGAGCCAGGTACCCtgcgaagtgcttcttcctgcggccacagagcGGTACCTTCCTCTTGGCCTCCCTCCACTGCCGCTCGATCGTGTTCGTATGAGCTTGCGTGTTTGGATCTACAAAGTGGTACGAGTGGTTGACGGTCAGGTGCTCGAACTCGTCAGAGAAGCAGCTGTTGGCCTTCCAGCAATCGGAGATGATGATCGACCCCGGGGCGATCCGTTCCTTAATAACTGCAAGGAGAGTGTGGCTGGTCCGATCCTCCACCGGGACGAGGAAGAGATCGCGCGTCTCCCTGCAGATACCGCCGAAGACCCACTGCCCGTCAATCACTCGGCCCACGTTGTACTTGCGGCGCCCGAACTTGCTCTCGTCTACCTCGACGATCTTTCCTTGGCCGCCGATCATACCCTGCCGATCAAGAGCCCAGTGAACCATCACCTCCCAGCAAAAACTCTACCAGTCGGTGAAGGTCGCTGCGCTCAGGCCCAGCTCATGCCGCATGAGCCGGAACGTGAACCTCTCCGAAGATCACGAAGATCAGCAGGGTCTCAACATCGAGGCGAGATTGCGCAAAGAAAGAGCCAACGAACATCGAAGCAGACCAGTCACACCgctgcctcttctgcttcctgaccgccacggccctatcacacctgaatcttttcttcttcaggtcCAGGcatgctggctgcccgcacctgccgcaatctttctcacgacgaaggaggccgtggcagaagcacatctctagcattttttcttggctagtggcaatctcgcgcagaaaatccgtctcggagtacgagcaccctccacactcggccatcacagcgactatgactgacttctgaacgcgacggttatttcggttaggaatacgaatgtcgttattccagaggaagggaaactcgactttgaggccatcggtgtaacatcgaaaaaggcgcaaaacctgccgacgagggcgggccaccggttatgtgaataaccatggttattttcactgtgcgttatattattagtgctatttaaccccgcattttccctggaacctttcatgccctcccctgcaatcggggccaagtttctcgctaacggggggttagcgcgcaataaaaactatatatttgcaatgtggagagtgagaggaatccaacgataccaaaatcgtcgatatcggtcatgcggacgtaatatagaaaattaccatattatTTGAATTTGACcatagtttctctctccctctccctttctctctctctctctctctccctctccctccctccccccctgtctctctcccctccctccctctccccccctctctctgtctccctccccccctcctctctctctcactcacaccctctccccatccaccttcccctctccctctgtgtgtgtatttatctatccatgtatcttcatttttatttttttcttgggtaCAGATGAGGATACATCGCATTGAAGCTCCCAGTGACCTCCCATGCCTCCTGCTTCTTAGCAATACTAGCAGGATTATGCATTTTCCCCAGGATAGCTGATTTGTGCTCAGCTATTAGAGAAAGGATGCTCTCCCTCTGATCTTCCAATAGGTGAATTTATTTCCCTGCTGAGCAGCCATCACCGCGCGCTGTTTACATCAACTGACAGGAGAACAGGCATACCAACTGTTCGAAAACGACGAACGTTTGGGGCCAGGCCCAAAGTGAATGGTGCTTGGCCCAACGCAATTTACGCTCGTTTAACAAATTAATTTGAACTGTTCGGGCTAGCCGCAAATAAAATTATGAGTGTGGGGATATCCCGAATTGCGatgtttaacaaactggccgatatCAATGACATTTAACATTCCACATTCTTTCCTTTGCAACCCCAAAATGACCTATTCTCCCCTATATTTAAAAATGTTGCAATGTGttgtaatgatttttttaaaataaacagTCGTAAATACAACTTACCTCCATTTAATGTGGTCCCCTGACCGCTTAAGCTGCTGTGCTCCACGAGGCTCACATCCTGGGTTTCTTGCATGAAACTCAGCAGCAATTTCATCCCAAATGTTCTTTCTTCTGTTCAAGAGTTTGGGGTCCTGGCTCTTACACTGAACCACTTCAGCTCACTCGGTGACGAGACTCACCAGGCAAAGCTGTTGCCTTTCAGAGAGAGGAATTGCACGGTCTGTCTTCTTAGCGTCCATGCTTGTTTACGTTGAACAGCTGATGCGCGGCATACCAACCTTGCGCGCCATCGCAGCAATCGGAATGTTGGTACGCCTGGTAAATGATGCGATCGCCGTCGCAAAGTCCCGCCCTTCGCAGTGTTTGTGGGTACGCACCGTCGAGCTTATACGACTTTTGTATAAGGTCGTCGTATAAGGTCTTCGCATCGTTTGTGAATACGGCCGATGGTCCCGCCAACTGttccccatgatccggcgcaaggacctattacaaaaggcttcaagacgagcctccaaggcacaggataatgtccaggtttcactaccgtacagcaaaactggcattatcagggctttgaaaacccgtagcttggtccttctgcacaggtaccaacatctccaaatactcttgttgagtgaGTTCCTGACCCCTACTGCGATGCCAATCCatcttctgacttcctggtctgacagcccagaattatgaactacactaccaaggtatgtaaagctctctgtgacttcaatttcttcgccgcaagcatgtaccaattgaacaggttctcctagcaagtctccaaagtcctggatcttggtcttggtccaggagacctctagacccaagggtttcgcttcattgctaaatgcatccagagccaccactaaggtttccaaaggctcagatagaatagcaacatcatcaccaaAGTCAAgttcagtaaccttgatattgcccagtgttgctccacaatgactttgaatggtagctctgcccagtatccagtccatgcaagtgttaaaaagagttggtgcaaggacacagccttgcctcattcctgaactaacaggaaagaagctcgataggcccccaccacactctacagcactttcagtaccagtatataggcttgctataagtccaataatccttgttggaattcctctcagtctcaggatctcccagagtgatacCCGATGCACCGTGTTgaatgccttcttgagatcgatgtaggctgcaagcaacccacgcccgaactcacggcggcgctctacagtgactcgaagcacaaggatacggtctattgtagatttaccaggagtgaatccggattgctccagtctctgatgcctcagtagatggtctctgatacgtctcagaaggatgtgggtgagaaccttgcctggtatactgagcagtgtgatgccgcggtgattgctacagtcccaacggtcccccttccctttccagagagggatgaccacacccctcagcaggtcaggaggaacggtaccggactgccagatggcagccaggacagcgtgtaacccctgtgccataggttcaccaccagcctttaacagttcaactggtatgccgcagatacccgctgctttaccattcttcagcttggagattaccctcctaacttcagttagggagggaggatcctcactgatgggtgggtccggcaacggggtCTTGGCACTCTGTGCATCTAAGTTAACCGCTGGTGGGTCAATCTGGTACAAttactcaaaatactcagcccagcgtttccgcactgcaacaggatctaaagcaatctgaccacttactaagcgaactgctgtcacctgtgaagagggcttggagttcagctttctcagggcttggtatgcaggacggaggtcatttactaggaaatggccttctacctcctctgcaagactcctaataaactgttccttgtcccttcttaatagAGACCAAGTTCTCTGCACATGagaccggtgcaattcccgatcccctgccagacgagccgcatgacaagcatctgtggcttccagaatctcctgtgagatgaaattctgtatagctctcgggcgtacaccaaacGTACCTTGagttgcatcaagtgtttcacgcttaaaggtatcccacaggagaacagggtccgtcagactgccgagccttgtgaaacgaccagagattgcctcagcaaacccacgggcacactccccctcccttagcctgtccaaatgaaacaccctagggtgatcatttgaccgctggggagttttggagtggacccggagggtagccacaaccaatctatggtcagtaccacagaacttggcactcctGTACAGCCcacaattctggaggatcctccaacgagtgctaacgggTATGtgttcgatctccttggctgcattacccgcatcactataccatgtccaatgatgtgggtcagGACGcaggtaccaggagccagaattcctcaatttctgggacctagcaatgtcccggaaaaggaggctattctcactactggcatcagctcctgagccatggggaccgacagacatctcatagccagctcgatcacaaccagataccgcattgaaatcacctagaacaatgcgaatatctcgtctgggacatctgtctaccacagatgcaagtttggcgtagaacatctctttcacatcaagtttacaaacattggtaggagcgtacacagcaataagagacatgaagccaaaagatagcttcagtctcaataccattatacgctcatcaacaggagtaacctctactaccgagggctggagtctgttggagatggcaatggctactccctggaggtgatgaccgtcgctgcggcccgaccagtaataggtgtagccacctacactggtcatgccgctgccaggtctcctcacctatatatatatatatatatatatatatatatatatatatatatatatatatatataaagctaataTAATTACAACTTTTATACTTAATAATAATTGAGTCGGAAAAGACGACACTGAACggggccatggagattattaGCCATTGGTCAGGGGAACAGAATGAAAAGGGGTAGGAACCACTGatgcctacatgcatatatatatatatatatatatatatatatatatatatatatatatatatatatatatatatatatgtatatatatatacatatatatatatatatgtatatatatatatatgtatgtatattatatatatatatatatatatatatatatatatatatatatatatatatatatatatatatatatatatatatatatatgtatatgtatatacatacacacacattcacacacacacacatacatatatatatatatatatatatatatatatatatatatatatacatatatatacatatatatataaatatatatatatataaatatatatatatatacatatatatatattatatatataaatatatatatatacatatatatatattatatatatatatatatatatatatatatatatatatatatatatatatatatatatatatatatatatatatatatatatatatatatatatatatatatatatatatagacacacacacacacacacacacacacacacacacacacacacacatatatatatatatatatatatatatatatatatatatatatatatatatatatatatatatatgtgtgtgtgtgtgtgtgtgtgtgtgtgtgtgtgtgtgtgtgtgtgtgtgtgtgtgtatgtgcgtgtaggcgtcacacatacacacacacacacacacacacacacacacacacacacacacacatatatatatatatatatatatatatatatatatatatatatatatatatgtatgtatatatatatgtatatatatatatatatttatatatatgtgtatatatgtatatatatatatatatgtatatatatacatgcatataaatgtatatatatatatttatatttatatacgtatatatatatatatatgtatgtatgtatatatatatgtatatatatacatacatatatatatatatatatatatacgtatataaatataaatatatatatatacatttatatatatatatatatatatatatgaatgtatatatatacacatatatatacatacatacatgcatatatatatatatatttatatatttatatatatatatatatatatatatttaagtatatatatataattatatatatatatatatatatatatatatatatatatatatatatatttatatatatgtatgtatttatatttatatatatatatttatatatatatgtatatatatatatatgtatatatatgcatatatgtatatatatgtatatatgtatatatatacatattatatatatatatatatatatatatatatatatatatatatatatatgtatatatatatatatatatatacatatatatatatatatatatatatatatatatatatatacatacatacatatacatatatatgtatatacatatatatatatatatatatatatatatatatatatatatatatatatatatatatatatatgtatatatacatatatatatatacatacatacatacatacatacatatatatatatatatatatatatatatatatatatatatatatatatatatatatatatatatatatatatgtgtgtgtgtgtgtgtgtgtgtgtgtgtgtgtgtgtgtgtgtgtgtgtgtgtgtgtgtgtgtgtgtgtgtgtgtgtgtgtgtgtgtgtgtgtgtgtgtgtgtgtgtgtgtgtgtgtgtgtttgtgtgtgtgtgtgtgtatttacatatatatacatacatacatacatacatacatatatatgtatatatatatatataaatatatttataaatatatatatatatatatatatatatatatatatatatatatatatatatatatatatatatatacacgtacacacacacacacacacacacacacacacacacacacacacacacacacacacacacacacaca
This genomic stretch from Penaeus vannamei isolate JL-2024 chromosome 28, ASM4276789v1, whole genome shotgun sequence harbors:
- the LOC138867178 gene encoding uncharacterized protein — translated: MTEAMSAAVIIMGHELAMNDEPYDSMGLHPVDKDGDPIASVSIDLQQPSTSSVPAPSISSFTPVPSPSLNPFSYSTTTSTPFTPVPAPSLNPFSYSTTTSTNPFHSNPSSFLSFPHLPSAYLPPIPSPSVVPPTLFPIPSTPSPSLVPPSSPVPPSLSPFTTPSPCIVETPVQEPPKKRKRTIQEDVFEKAQERQDSFLRQKERRLEEQHQAQMQLYVRTNQLLENADQHIKALSGRLGRFLDAGHEAYTSMSEAYKMIAESIRRQHNM